A genomic region of Pseudomonas abietaniphila contains the following coding sequences:
- the tsaB gene encoding tRNA (adenosine(37)-N6)-threonylcarbamoyltransferase complex dimerization subunit type 1 TsaB: MTTLLALDTATEACSVALLHDGKVLTHYEVIPRLHAQKLLPMIKDLLAEAGIGLSALDAIAFGRGPGAFTGVRIAIGVVQGLAFGLDRPVLPVSNLAVLAQRALREHGVSQVAAAIDARMDEVYWGCYRDIAGEMKLVGEEAVMPPEQAALPADASGEWFGAGTGWGYAERIPVTVSAQAPGMLPHAQDLLTLATFAWQRGEAIVADDAQPVYLRDKVATPKAR; the protein is encoded by the coding sequence ATGACGACCCTGCTGGCCCTGGACACCGCCACTGAAGCCTGCTCAGTTGCTTTGCTGCACGACGGCAAAGTACTGACTCACTACGAGGTGATCCCGCGCCTGCACGCGCAGAAACTGTTGCCGATGATCAAGGATCTGCTGGCCGAAGCGGGTATCGGCCTGTCAGCGCTGGACGCCATTGCATTCGGTCGCGGCCCGGGTGCCTTCACTGGTGTGCGCATCGCTATTGGCGTGGTTCAGGGGCTTGCGTTTGGGCTTGATCGTCCGGTGCTGCCCGTTTCCAACCTGGCCGTGCTGGCGCAGCGAGCGTTGCGCGAGCACGGCGTCAGCCAGGTCGCGGCGGCCATCGATGCGCGGATGGACGAAGTGTATTGGGGTTGCTACCGCGACATCGCGGGTGAAATGAAGCTGGTCGGCGAGGAAGCCGTGATGCCGCCGGAGCAGGCCGCGTTGCCCGCCGATGCTTCGGGAGAATGGTTCGGTGCTGGCACCGGTTGGGGCTACGCCGAGCGCATCCCGGTGACAGTGTCCGCTCAGGCCCCCGGCATGTTGCCCCACGCTCAGGACCTGCTGACGCTGGCGACCTTCGCCTGGCAGCGTGGCGAGGCCATCGTCGCTGACGATGCACAGCCTGTTTATCTGCGTGACAAGGTCGCGACGCCGAAAGCGCGTTGA
- a CDS encoding DUF72 domain-containing protein, with translation MNVANPPYYIGCPSWSENAWRQSLYPEDARSTDFLELYAQVFNAVEGNTTFYARPAATTVQRWAQVLPEHFRFTAKFPGDISHAGDLREHLTSAEDFLTLLAPLGERVQPLWLQLPASFTPNRLGELAAFIEALEGRSLAVEVRNMAFFNKGEEERMLNRLLLDRGVERICLDSRPLFSCVSSDPAVLHAQSKKPKVPPRPAALTAFPQVRFIGRPELEANDSFVHQWAQKVAGWIEEGRTPYVFLHTPDNIQAPDLARRFHRQLMTLLPGLPELPELDRGPQVEQLGLL, from the coding sequence TTGAACGTCGCCAACCCGCCTTACTACATCGGTTGCCCGTCCTGGAGCGAAAACGCCTGGCGTCAGTCGTTGTACCCGGAAGACGCGCGCAGCACGGATTTTCTCGAGCTCTACGCTCAAGTCTTCAACGCCGTTGAAGGCAACACCACGTTCTATGCCCGCCCGGCTGCCACCACTGTGCAGCGCTGGGCGCAGGTCCTGCCTGAGCATTTTCGTTTCACCGCCAAGTTCCCCGGCGACATCAGCCATGCGGGCGACCTGCGCGAGCACCTGACTTCGGCCGAGGATTTCCTGACGTTGCTGGCGCCCCTCGGCGAGCGCGTTCAACCGTTGTGGTTGCAACTGCCCGCGAGCTTCACCCCGAACCGGCTCGGTGAACTGGCGGCCTTTATCGAGGCGCTGGAGGGTCGGTCGCTGGCGGTGGAAGTGCGAAACATGGCGTTCTTCAACAAAGGCGAAGAAGAGCGGATGCTCAACCGCCTGCTGCTCGACCGTGGCGTCGAGCGTATCTGCCTGGATTCGCGGCCGCTCTTTAGCTGTGTTTCCAGCGATCCGGCCGTCCTGCACGCGCAATCGAAAAAGCCGAAAGTCCCGCCACGTCCTGCTGCGTTGACGGCATTTCCACAGGTGCGGTTCATCGGGCGCCCGGAGCTGGAGGCTAACGACAGTTTTGTCCACCAGTGGGCGCAGAAAGTCGCCGGATGGATCGAGGAAGGGCGCACGCCGTATGTCTTTTTGCACACCCCGGACAACATTCAGGCGCCGGACCTTGCACGACGTTTCCATCGGCAATTGATGACGTTGCTGCCGGGCTTGCCTGAACTGCCTGAGCTGGATCGTGGGCCGCAGGTGGAGCAACTCGGCCTGCTGTGA